The Akkermansia muciniphila genome contains a region encoding:
- a CDS encoding glycosyltransferase, translating to MKICFIAWERFGVGGVSRVLTRVMNALAREHDLSVYCLRQPPLENAYGLNLDRIRFFHHEMSLYEKIRRSAADRLVTRTPLFSSATGARAYALLRYTRAFKKRLAGHINSQGYDAVVFGSGFEDSLLLALVQPHLSPGTRTISWSHAAYEDYFGFKGPHFARYFRHALQRFHRRFDQIIVLSDHDRENFETQHRLKTRRIYNPASFTATEHSSLTSKTFVFAGSLSSHKGADLALEAFEEFSRRNGEWNLHVYGEGPLRPWMEEFIRNRGLQSRVRLHGSCGAMEREYPKHAVLLFPSRCEGFGLVQIEAMGCGLPVLAADIPICRELIRDSGAGRLFPAGDSHALCAAMLAMAAEDLAPYARKAREQEPRFTLERIIREWNETLKEGNA from the coding sequence ATGAAAATCTGTTTCATCGCCTGGGAACGTTTCGGCGTAGGGGGAGTCTCCCGCGTCCTGACGCGCGTCATGAACGCGCTGGCACGGGAACATGACCTCAGCGTGTACTGCCTGAGACAGCCCCCGCTGGAAAACGCGTACGGGCTGAACCTGGACAGGATACGCTTTTTCCACCATGAAATGAGTCTTTACGAGAAGATAAGGCGTTCCGCGGCGGACAGGCTGGTCACCCGCACCCCGCTGTTCTCCTCCGCTACCGGAGCCCGCGCGTACGCCCTCCTGCGGTACACGCGCGCCTTTAAAAAACGCCTCGCCGGGCATATCAACAGCCAGGGGTATGACGCCGTCGTGTTCGGCTCCGGATTTGAAGACTCACTCCTGCTGGCCCTGGTCCAGCCGCATCTTTCCCCCGGCACCAGGACCATCTCCTGGTCCCATGCGGCGTATGAAGACTACTTCGGGTTCAAGGGACCCCATTTTGCCCGTTACTTCCGCCACGCGCTCCAGCGGTTCCACCGCCGTTTTGACCAGATCATCGTCCTGTCAGACCATGACCGGGAAAACTTTGAAACGCAGCACCGGCTGAAGACGCGCCGCATTTACAACCCGGCCAGCTTCACGGCCACGGAGCATTCCTCCCTGACGTCAAAGACGTTCGTCTTTGCAGGCTCCCTCTCCTCCCACAAGGGGGCGGACCTGGCCCTGGAGGCGTTTGAGGAATTCTCCCGCCGGAACGGGGAATGGAACCTGCACGTGTACGGGGAAGGCCCGCTGCGCCCGTGGATGGAGGAATTCATCCGGAACCGCGGCCTGCAATCCCGCGTGCGCCTGCACGGCAGCTGCGGAGCCATGGAGCGGGAATACCCCAAACATGCCGTTCTGCTGTTCCCCTCCCGGTGCGAGGGCTTCGGCCTCGTGCAGATTGAGGCCATGGGCTGCGGCCTTCCGGTCCTGGCCGCGGACATCCCCATCTGCCGGGAACTCATCCGTGACAGCGGGGCGGGCCGCCTGTTCCCCGCCGGAGACAGCCACGCCCTGTGTGCCGCCATGCTCGCCATGGCCGCGGAGGATCTGGCCCCGTACGCCCGGAAAGCGCGGGAGCAGGAACCGCGCTTTACGCTGGAACGGATCATCCGCGAATGGAACGAGACGCTCAAGGAGGGAAACGCATGA
- a CDS encoding glycosyltransferase produces the protein MNLIFYFDHPILPHAGGTERAAHLLAEALSRHGHRVSFLSLRRPDSLPAASPYFYLPRTDTLSCAENREYVETLCAAQGIDCIINCGANQDDSFFFSHERLSVQASIVSWISFDVHTGLDYFSALLRKDFSTWGNAVKTLLRRAILPYRKYQAASAKRKKYRDMFRGSDKVVFLSSRYAQDALQLAGAPERARLYSIPNLLTYEPVETGPCRKENAVLYVGRLVDSPKKVDRLLNVWKRVHPRHPDWSLYLLGDGPERGALERLAARLKLENVHFEGVRDPAPYYRKARILCLTSTHEGMPMVINEALSHGCIPVAFNSFHAAAEMLPDRETGRLIPPFSLRLFARELDDLMSGPHVPPRTDVLTHYQPEKVIPQWLECLQEQP, from the coding sequence ATGAACCTGATCTTTTACTTTGACCACCCCATTCTGCCCCATGCAGGGGGAACGGAACGGGCGGCGCACCTTCTGGCGGAGGCCCTGTCACGGCACGGCCACCGGGTTTCCTTCCTGTCCCTCCGGCGGCCGGATTCCCTGCCCGCCGCCTCCCCCTACTTTTACCTCCCACGGACAGACACGCTCTCCTGCGCGGAAAACAGGGAGTACGTGGAAACCCTGTGCGCCGCACAAGGGATTGACTGCATCATCAACTGCGGGGCCAACCAGGACGACTCCTTCTTTTTCAGCCATGAGCGCCTTTCCGTTCAGGCGTCCATCGTCTCCTGGATTTCCTTTGACGTCCACACCGGGCTGGACTACTTTTCCGCCCTGCTCCGGAAGGATTTCAGCACCTGGGGCAATGCCGTGAAAACCCTGCTGCGCCGGGCCATCCTCCCGTACAGGAAATATCAGGCCGCAAGCGCCAAGAGGAAGAAATACCGGGACATGTTCCGCGGCTCCGACAAGGTGGTCTTCCTTTCCAGCCGTTATGCGCAGGATGCCCTTCAACTGGCCGGAGCGCCGGAAAGGGCGCGGCTGTACTCCATCCCCAACCTGCTGACTTATGAGCCTGTGGAAACCGGCCCCTGCCGCAAGGAAAACGCCGTCCTTTACGTAGGGCGGCTGGTGGATTCCCCCAAGAAGGTGGACCGCCTGCTGAATGTCTGGAAGAGAGTCCACCCCCGGCATCCGGACTGGAGCCTGTACCTGCTGGGGGACGGTCCGGAACGCGGCGCCCTGGAACGGCTGGCGGCGCGGCTGAAACTGGAAAACGTCCATTTTGAAGGCGTCCGGGACCCGGCCCCCTATTACAGGAAGGCCAGAATCCTGTGCCTCACCTCCACGCATGAAGGCATGCCCATGGTGATTAACGAGGCTCTTTCCCATGGCTGCATCCCCGTTGCCTTCAACAGTTTCCACGCCGCCGCGGAAATGCTGCCGGACCGGGAGACGGGCCGGCTCATCCCTCCCTTCAGCCTGCGCCTGTTCGCCCGGGAGCTGGATGACCTGATGAGCGGCCCCCACGTGCCTCCCCGCACGGACGTATTAACCCATTACCAGCCGGAAAAAGTCATTCCCCAATGGCTGGAATGCCTGCAAGAACAACCATGA
- a CDS encoding glycosyltransferase, whose translation MNILFLLGKFPSIGGVETVTTILANEFSARGHEVHVVSFEQAAETPAPALDSRVTLHRLSYPVSGRANISTLRDILSSRRIDVIINQWCLPFHVTRLCRKAMRGLPCLLLAVHHNAPDCNKKLEGLRMRLARTGNPVTRVFLRLLLKGCAMATGASLRYVYSRSGRYILLSDSFHQAFRNITGLKNTGKLLTIPNPVTVENREFRYDPSFKKKEVLFVGRLEPNQKRVSRVLETWALLEPRFPDWTLRLVGDGPEKQALQEWCAKHRLEHVSFEGFRNPAPYYEQASLLFLTSEYEGFGLVIVEGMSFGVTPIVYGSFSAAYDLVDHGKNGCILPASGGFQARQMADMAAGLMQSPSALHAMAREAAAKSRKFTREHVVRQWEEVFRNNTLTP comes from the coding sequence ATGAACATCCTCTTCCTGCTTGGGAAATTCCCCTCCATCGGCGGCGTGGAGACCGTCACCACCATCCTGGCTAATGAATTTTCCGCCCGGGGGCATGAGGTGCACGTGGTCTCCTTTGAACAGGCGGCGGAAACGCCCGCCCCCGCGCTGGACAGCCGGGTCACCCTGCACCGCTTAAGCTATCCCGTCTCCGGCCGGGCCAATATTTCCACCCTCCGGGACATCCTTTCCTCCCGCCGCATTGACGTCATCATCAACCAGTGGTGCCTGCCCTTCCACGTCACCCGCCTGTGCCGGAAGGCCATGCGGGGCCTCCCCTGCCTTCTGCTGGCCGTGCACCATAACGCGCCGGACTGCAACAAGAAGCTGGAAGGCCTCCGGATGCGGCTGGCCCGGACGGGGAACCCGGTAACAAGGGTCTTCCTGCGCCTCCTGCTGAAAGGCTGCGCCATGGCTACCGGGGCCAGCCTGCGTTACGTTTACTCCCGCAGCGGCCGTTACATCCTGCTTTCAGACAGCTTCCACCAGGCCTTCCGGAACATCACCGGACTGAAGAATACCGGAAAGCTCCTGACGATTCCCAACCCCGTCACCGTGGAAAACCGGGAATTCCGCTATGATCCGTCCTTCAAGAAGAAAGAGGTTCTCTTTGTGGGGCGGCTGGAACCCAACCAGAAACGAGTCTCCCGCGTGCTGGAAACGTGGGCGCTGCTGGAACCCCGCTTCCCGGACTGGACGCTCCGCCTGGTGGGAGACGGGCCGGAAAAACAGGCCCTCCAGGAATGGTGCGCGAAACACCGTCTGGAACACGTCTCCTTTGAGGGTTTCAGGAACCCTGCCCCGTATTACGAACAGGCTTCCCTGCTTTTTTTAACCTCGGAATATGAGGGATTCGGCCTGGTCATTGTGGAGGGCATGTCCTTCGGCGTCACCCCCATCGTTTATGGAAGTTTTTCCGCCGCCTATGACCTGGTGGACCACGGGAAGAACGGCTGCATCCTGCCGGCGTCCGGCGGGTTCCAGGCGCGGCAGATGGCTGACATGGCCGCCGGGCTGATGCAGTCCCCCTCCGCCCTGCACGCCATGGCGCGGGAAGCCGCCGCCAAAAGCCGGAAATTCACGCGCGAACACGTCGTCCGCCAGTGGGAGGAAGTCTTCCGCAATAACACGCTCACCCCCTAG
- a CDS encoding glycosyltransferase family 2 protein, giving the protein MKITIVTVCRNSASTLRDTLESVLAQSWNDYEYLVVDGGSTDGTREMLQAFEDRFRGRLKWISEPDNGIYDAMNKGIRMSTGDVIGFLNADDYYQDNGVLKAIAEAFARHGADAVHGNLHYIDGARKIVRTWRGTGYRPGAFQRGWCPAHPTFYCKKECFTRYGGFDPAIGSAADFELMLRFIEKNRISTAYMDRNMVFMRPGGSSTAGLRAILRNTRQNRAAFRKNHLPCPWHYGVTRLLSKAASTRNPLHYFFKAR; this is encoded by the coding sequence ATGAAGATCACCATCGTCACCGTCTGCCGCAATAGCGCCTCCACTCTCCGGGACACCCTGGAGAGCGTGCTCGCGCAGTCCTGGAACGATTACGAATACCTGGTGGTGGACGGCGGCAGCACGGACGGCACCAGGGAAATGCTCCAGGCCTTTGAAGACCGCTTCCGCGGACGGCTGAAATGGATTTCCGAACCGGACAACGGCATTTACGACGCCATGAACAAGGGCATCCGCATGAGCACCGGGGACGTCATCGGCTTCCTGAACGCGGATGACTATTACCAGGACAACGGCGTTCTGAAGGCCATTGCGGAAGCCTTCGCCCGGCACGGGGCGGACGCCGTCCACGGCAACCTGCATTACATTGACGGAGCGCGTAAAATCGTCCGCACGTGGCGCGGCACGGGCTACCGCCCCGGCGCCTTCCAGCGCGGGTGGTGCCCGGCGCATCCCACGTTTTACTGCAAAAAAGAATGCTTCACCCGCTACGGCGGCTTTGACCCCGCCATCGGCAGCGCGGCGGATTTTGAACTGATGCTCCGCTTCATTGAAAAGAACCGCATCTCCACGGCTTACATGGACCGCAACATGGTGTTCATGCGCCCCGGCGGTTCCAGCACGGCTGGCCTGCGGGCCATCCTGCGCAATACGCGGCAGAACCGGGCGGCCTTCCGGAAGAACCATCTCCCCTGCCCCTGGCATTACGGCGTCACGCGCCTGCTGTCCAAGGCCGCCTCCACACGCAATCCCCTCCATTACTTTTTCAAAGCCCGGTAA
- a CDS encoding putative colanic acid biosynthesis acetyltransferase, producing MDLSRYQEHYSLSHRLKRYGWYIVNRTLFRIMVTNTMKVPRNLLLRLFGAKIPLVSLVYPSSRIWAPWNLSMGEYACIGPDTEIYNKAPITIGNHAVISQGAFLCTASHDISDPRHPLICAPITVEDQAWVAAQAFVGMGVTISNGAVVGARSAVFKDVEPWTVVGGNPAKFIKKRELPNNKD from the coding sequence ATGGATCTTTCCCGTTACCAGGAACACTACTCCCTCAGCCACCGCCTCAAACGGTACGGCTGGTACATTGTCAACCGGACCCTCTTCCGGATCATGGTCACCAACACCATGAAAGTCCCCCGGAATCTTCTGCTGCGCCTGTTCGGGGCAAAAATACCGCTCGTCTCCCTCGTGTATCCCAGCAGCAGGATCTGGGCGCCGTGGAACCTCTCCATGGGGGAATACGCCTGCATCGGCCCCGACACGGAAATCTACAACAAGGCCCCCATCACCATCGGGAACCACGCCGTCATCTCCCAGGGGGCTTTCCTTTGCACGGCCTCCCATGATATCTCGGACCCCCGCCACCCCCTCATCTGCGCCCCCATTACCGTGGAAGACCAGGCATGGGTGGCGGCCCAGGCCTTCGTGGGCATGGGGGTGACAATAAGCAATGGCGCGGTGGTGGGAGCAAGATCTGCCGTGTTCAAAGATGTAGAACCATGGACGGTTGTCGGGGGAAATCCTGCCAAATTCATTAAGAAAAGGGAACTCCCAAACAATAAGGATTAG
- a CDS encoding glycosyltransferase family 4 protein, producing the protein MEFVFWQNMLSIHQSALIKALAREHDVLLAVQTDFEGERGASGWTVPDMGNARVLLSPSPREAQETVRAHPAAIHVFSGINTYPMVYTAFKQAVRNGLKIMVYAEPYRRQGWRGALRVLKYRLLHARYGKKITALLATGRLGVECYRRAGFAEHSIFEWGYFTEAAPSADASAVPFPGPGEKPDLLFVGQLIPRKNILPFLRAARQCSGAFRRCHVVGDGPLREQAALEAEGCAQISLLGTRGNEETRELMRRCDLLVLPSLFDGWGAVVNEALQAGMRVLCSTACGAASLLDGHLRGGTFDPDRPENLPRALQEWLGKGPLSPAERNAISAWAEQHAGGAAAARYLEQIAAWTEGRERNRPVAPWAQIKGTES; encoded by the coding sequence ATGGAATTCGTCTTCTGGCAAAACATGCTCAGCATCCACCAGTCAGCCCTGATTAAGGCGCTGGCGCGGGAACATGACGTCCTGCTGGCGGTTCAAACGGATTTTGAAGGGGAGCGGGGCGCCAGCGGCTGGACGGTGCCGGACATGGGGAATGCCCGCGTCCTCCTTTCCCCCTCCCCCCGGGAGGCGCAGGAAACCGTACGCGCCCATCCCGCCGCCATCCATGTATTTTCCGGCATCAACACCTATCCCATGGTTTACACGGCCTTTAAACAGGCCGTCCGCAATGGCCTGAAAATCATGGTGTACGCGGAACCCTACCGACGCCAGGGGTGGCGCGGCGCGCTGAGGGTCCTCAAGTACCGCCTTCTCCATGCCCGGTACGGGAAAAAAATAACGGCCCTGCTGGCTACGGGCAGGCTGGGCGTGGAATGCTACCGCCGCGCCGGGTTCGCGGAGCATTCCATCTTTGAATGGGGCTATTTTACGGAAGCCGCGCCATCCGCGGATGCCTCCGCCGTCCCGTTCCCCGGTCCGGGGGAAAAACCGGACCTTCTGTTCGTGGGCCAGCTCATTCCGCGCAAAAACATTCTGCCCTTCCTCCGCGCCGCACGGCAGTGCAGCGGAGCCTTCCGCCGCTGCCATGTGGTGGGGGACGGCCCCCTGAGGGAGCAGGCCGCCCTGGAGGCGGAGGGCTGCGCGCAGATTTCCCTGCTGGGCACGCGGGGGAATGAGGAAACGCGGGAGCTGATGCGCCGGTGTGACCTGCTCGTCCTCCCCAGCCTGTTTGACGGGTGGGGAGCCGTGGTGAATGAGGCCCTCCAGGCCGGAATGAGGGTGTTATGTTCCACCGCGTGCGGAGCCGCCAGCCTGCTGGACGGCCATCTGCGCGGCGGCACGTTTGACCCGGACCGTCCGGAGAACCTGCCCCGCGCCCTTCAGGAGTGGCTGGGCAAAGGCCCCCTTTCCCCCGCGGAACGGAACGCTATTTCCGCCTGGGCGGAACAACACGCCGGAGGAGCCGCCGCGGCCCGTTATCTGGAACAAATCGCCGCCTGGACGGAGGGCCGGGAACGGAACCGCCCCGTGGCTCCCTGGGCACAGATCAAAGGAACGGAATCATGA
- a CDS encoding glycosyltransferase, translating into MKILHTIASMSSRSGGTTACTRELVRALNDAGCPTDVLTVEDSAGSAPEEESAFIHAVPNDLRTPLGISRNLRCRLKNWQDYDLYHTNGLWLDVNHATCAEARKAGKPCVVSPHGMLYPQALAIKPKRKKLMLALGHRRDLSHADCIHATCREEAVHLRGLGFTNPVAVIPNPVAVPPWIDQIRRSTGGRFRAGFLGRFHPIKNLESLIRAWGSLHLRNGELLLIGDGPADYVAHLKRLAAEEGGESIRFAGFASGREKYELLASLNVLCAPSHQENFGMGIAEGLLAGTPVIASTGTPWEELRTRRCGWWCGSGTASLAAALEEARSLTPEESRAMGERGRSLIMETYASHHVAASMKSLYGYLLGREPKPDFLDLS; encoded by the coding sequence ATGAAGATACTGCATACCATCGCCTCCATGTCCTCCCGGTCCGGGGGAACCACGGCCTGCACCCGCGAGCTGGTCCGGGCCCTGAACGATGCAGGCTGCCCTACGGATGTCCTCACTGTGGAGGACAGCGCCGGGAGCGCCCCGGAGGAGGAAAGCGCCTTCATCCACGCCGTCCCCAACGACCTGCGCACCCCGCTGGGCATTTCCCGCAACCTGCGCTGCCGGCTGAAAAACTGGCAGGATTATGACCTTTACCACACCAACGGCCTGTGGCTGGACGTGAACCACGCCACCTGCGCGGAGGCCAGAAAGGCGGGCAAGCCCTGCGTGGTCTCCCCCCACGGGATGCTTTACCCCCAGGCCCTAGCCATCAAGCCCAAGAGAAAAAAACTCATGCTGGCGCTGGGCCACCGCCGGGACCTGTCCCATGCGGACTGCATCCACGCCACCTGCCGGGAAGAGGCGGTGCACCTGCGCGGGCTGGGCTTTACCAACCCCGTGGCGGTCATCCCCAATCCGGTGGCCGTGCCTCCATGGATTGACCAGATCCGGCGGAGCACGGGCGGGCGCTTCCGCGCCGGGTTCCTGGGCCGCTTCCACCCCATTAAAAATCTGGAAAGCCTTATCCGCGCGTGGGGCTCCCTCCACCTCCGGAACGGGGAACTCCTCCTCATCGGCGACGGGCCGGCGGATTACGTGGCGCACCTGAAGCGGCTGGCCGCAGAGGAGGGCGGGGAAAGCATCCGCTTCGCGGGCTTCGCCTCAGGGAGGGAAAAATATGAACTGCTTGCCTCCCTCAACGTCCTCTGCGCCCCCAGCCATCAGGAAAACTTCGGCATGGGCATTGCGGAAGGGCTGCTGGCGGGCACCCCCGTCATCGCAAGCACGGGCACCCCGTGGGAGGAACTCCGCACGCGCCGGTGCGGCTGGTGGTGCGGCAGCGGGACCGCATCCCTGGCCGCCGCGCTGGAAGAGGCCCGCAGCCTCACGCCGGAGGAAAGCCGCGCCATGGGGGAACGGGGCCGCTCCCTCATCATGGAAACGTACGCCTCCCACCATGTGGCCGCCAGCATGAAGAGCCTGTACGGCTACCTGCTGGGGCGGGAACCCAAACCGGACTTCCTTGACTTGTCATGA
- a CDS encoding glycosyltransferase has product MKILFCFMGTLNPSCGGVERTMCNLIHELQDRGHECTVVSWYRNAPYAPFAAIQKILPTPPAGAREQRQQGFRQVMAELAPDVIIHDGELLGAWALFPGMAGKKRLLEAFPGKPPVIVDMHHSDIRGRLRAPFLKRMYYGLKWRRNFYLRIAHADAFVVLSDSFRKDFYAFLPGVRREKITAIPNMNSFENESIPAAKEKEVLFVGRLDNPVKGVDRLLKIWSAVCRREPGWFLRIVGDGPDREFLTGLAEECGCVNYSFEGASGHPEEYYRRASILCMTSTFEGFGMVLIEGMQHGCVPMAFESFTAVRDIIDPDRTGILVPPFDLEQYAARLLDLMRDSGKREAMSAACFRSSRKFSKSRITGLWEDLFSTLAGTSR; this is encoded by the coding sequence ATGAAGATTCTCTTTTGTTTCATGGGCACGCTTAACCCCTCCTGCGGCGGGGTGGAACGCACCATGTGCAACCTGATTCATGAATTGCAGGACCGCGGGCACGAATGCACGGTCGTGAGCTGGTACCGGAACGCCCCTTACGCGCCCTTTGCAGCCATTCAGAAGATACTGCCCACGCCGCCCGCCGGGGCCAGGGAACAGCGGCAGCAGGGCTTCCGGCAGGTCATGGCGGAACTGGCGCCGGACGTCATCATCCATGACGGGGAACTGCTGGGGGCCTGGGCCCTTTTCCCCGGCATGGCCGGAAAAAAACGCCTTCTGGAAGCTTTTCCGGGAAAACCCCCGGTCATTGTCGACATGCACCACTCGGACATCCGGGGACGCCTCCGCGCGCCTTTCCTGAAAAGAATGTACTACGGCCTCAAGTGGCGCAGGAATTTCTACCTCCGCATCGCGCACGCGGACGCCTTCGTCGTCCTGTCCGATTCTTTCAGGAAGGATTTTTACGCCTTCCTGCCGGGGGTCCGCCGGGAGAAGATCACCGCCATCCCGAACATGAATTCCTTTGAAAACGAAAGCATCCCTGCCGCAAAAGAGAAGGAAGTCCTGTTTGTGGGGAGGCTGGACAATCCCGTGAAGGGCGTGGACCGCCTGCTGAAGATATGGAGCGCGGTCTGCCGCCGGGAACCGGGCTGGTTCCTCCGCATCGTGGGGGACGGGCCGGACCGGGAATTCCTCACCGGGCTGGCGGAGGAATGCGGCTGCGTCAATTACTCCTTTGAAGGCGCTTCCGGCCACCCGGAGGAATACTACCGCAGGGCTTCCATCCTGTGCATGACGTCCACCTTTGAGGGCTTCGGCATGGTCCTGATTGAAGGCATGCAGCACGGCTGCGTCCCCATGGCCTTTGAATCCTTCACCGCCGTGCGGGATATCATTGACCCGGACCGCACGGGCATCCTGGTTCCGCCCTTTGACCTGGAGCAGTACGCCGCCCGGCTCCTGGACCTCATGAGGGACAGCGGGAAAAGGGAGGCCATGTCCGCGGCCTGCTTCCGGAGCAGCCGGAAATTCAGCAAGTCCCGCATTACCGGCCTGTGGGAAGACCTGTTCTCCACTCTGGCGGGAACGTCCAGATGA
- a CDS encoding glycosyltransferase: MPARTTMSNIVIYLPSEPLGKQGGMERATHGLAEMLRDAGHRVLLLCREKNRLGETYFPPVPLTFLPPGLSRREEQDYLRKLLWEEKTDVLIDQTEGGITGRWGIFSSRAQMKEDSLKLVAVQHSSQYSSLRYYRLVHKRRGARTFPGKLRNLLFNALVLPVKQQRAWRLQKSLFRDLAANYDHIVTLSRGGMEEFRLLAPGTPAEKLAAIPNALPLLEDAPAPQEKEKRVLFVGRLDNSVKGVDRLLRIWARAGKALPDWRLDIVGDGPDAARLKELARELNLSGVSFEGFRNPAPYYRRSSILCLASTFEGFGLVLPEAMQNGCVPMAFNSYAAVRDLVIPDRTGILVPPFDEEEYARQLIRLMQDAPLRAAMAQAGLQHASLFSPASVVREWNSLFQR, from the coding sequence ATGCCTGCAAGAACAACCATGAGCAACATCGTCATCTATCTCCCAAGCGAACCTCTGGGCAAGCAGGGCGGCATGGAGCGCGCCACCCATGGCCTGGCTGAAATGCTGCGTGACGCCGGGCACCGCGTCCTGCTGCTTTGCCGTGAGAAGAACAGGCTGGGGGAAACGTATTTCCCGCCCGTTCCCCTGACTTTCCTGCCTCCGGGCCTTTCCCGCAGGGAGGAGCAGGATTACCTGCGGAAATTGCTGTGGGAGGAAAAGACGGACGTCCTCATTGACCAGACGGAGGGGGGCATCACCGGCCGCTGGGGCATCTTCAGCAGCCGCGCCCAAATGAAGGAGGATTCCCTGAAGCTGGTTGCCGTACAGCATAGCTCCCAGTATTCCTCCCTCCGTTATTACCGTCTTGTCCACAAGCGCCGGGGCGCACGCACGTTCCCGGGGAAACTGCGGAACCTCCTGTTCAACGCCCTGGTGCTTCCCGTCAAGCAGCAGAGGGCATGGCGCCTGCAAAAGAGCCTGTTCCGGGACCTGGCGGCCAATTATGACCACATCGTCACCCTCTCCCGCGGCGGCATGGAGGAGTTCCGGCTGCTGGCCCCCGGCACCCCTGCGGAAAAACTGGCGGCCATCCCGAACGCTCTCCCCCTGCTTGAAGACGCGCCCGCACCGCAGGAAAAGGAAAAACGCGTCCTCTTCGTCGGCAGGCTGGACAACTCCGTCAAGGGCGTGGACAGGCTGCTGAGGATATGGGCCCGCGCCGGAAAGGCCCTGCCGGACTGGCGCCTGGACATCGTGGGCGACGGCCCGGACGCCGCCCGCCTGAAGGAGCTGGCCCGGGAATTGAACTTGTCCGGCGTCTCCTTTGAGGGCTTCCGGAATCCGGCCCCCTATTACCGGCGTTCCTCCATCTTATGCCTGGCCTCCACCTTTGAGGGCTTCGGGCTGGTACTGCCGGAAGCCATGCAGAACGGCTGCGTCCCCATGGCCTTCAACAGCTATGCCGCCGTGCGCGACCTCGTTATTCCGGACCGCACGGGCATCCTGGTCCCCCCCTTTGACGAGGAGGAGTACGCGCGCCAGCTCATCCGCCTCATGCAGGACGCCCCCCTCCGCGCCGCCATGGCGCAGGCCGGGCTTCAGCATGCCTCCCTCTTCTCCCCGGCGAGCGTCGTCCGGGAATGGAACTCCCTGTTCCAGCGTTAA
- a CDS encoding O-antigen ligase family protein, protein MAPLLQYIRKNGTWSFAVMVAIAATMTGAISFLSPLYPVMLAACAAVCVTKAKKTSLALVLMAAACVLSLVFNQPPAIFKPWYRLGYFLILLLALTPLTASRPLNAFRLNLFLWLMRFCVFIGAGSFIGYFLGINYMRHNASGMINVAGLFGGLVWQSITLGLLAGLGLVYLTVIHMENRHSGKKELYIRLGLMVACLGSILLSASRSALVATLMGAAYVFFMYFRHSPKKLFRTLLALFFLGIILVPFVQHFGANTLAKQQANVGMGSAISSRSHLWQDRENEFLSSPLFGVGFASQKIISFKHSLVTGIIEPGTSYGAVFAMTGLLGGVPFLFILFGNLLKRPFRTPGSPPISAAQAALALFSVHMVAEGYVFAAGSGLSAVFWATIGGAYACRNLPNGGK, encoded by the coding sequence ATGGCCCCCCTTCTTCAGTACATCAGAAAAAACGGAACATGGTCCTTCGCGGTCATGGTGGCGATTGCCGCCACCATGACGGGGGCCATCTCCTTTCTTTCCCCCCTGTATCCGGTGATGCTGGCGGCGTGTGCCGCCGTGTGCGTGACAAAGGCGAAGAAGACCAGCCTGGCGCTGGTGCTGATGGCGGCGGCCTGCGTCCTGAGCCTGGTGTTCAACCAGCCGCCCGCCATTTTCAAGCCCTGGTACCGCCTGGGCTATTTCCTCATCCTCCTGCTGGCGCTCACCCCCCTGACCGCCTCCCGCCCCTTGAACGCCTTCCGCCTGAACCTGTTCCTGTGGCTCATGCGCTTCTGCGTCTTCATCGGTGCAGGCTCCTTCATCGGCTACTTTCTGGGGATCAACTACATGCGCCATAATGCCAGCGGGATGATCAATGTAGCGGGCCTCTTCGGGGGCCTGGTCTGGCAATCCATCACGCTGGGGCTGCTCGCGGGGCTGGGGCTGGTTTACCTGACCGTCATCCACATGGAAAACCGGCATTCCGGCAAAAAGGAACTTTATATCCGCCTGGGCCTGATGGTCGCCTGCCTGGGCTCCATCCTGCTCTCCGCCTCCCGCTCCGCCCTGGTAGCCACCCTGATGGGGGCGGCCTACGTCTTCTTCATGTACTTCCGGCACTCCCCCAAAAAACTGTTCAGGACGCTGCTGGCCCTGTTCTTCCTGGGAATCATCCTGGTGCCTTTCGTCCAGCACTTCGGCGCCAATACGCTCGCCAAGCAGCAGGCCAACGTAGGCATGGGCAGCGCCATATCCTCCCGCTCCCATCTGTGGCAGGACCGGGAGAACGAATTCCTCTCCTCCCCCCTGTTCGGCGTGGGCTTCGCCTCCCAGAAAATCATTTCATTCAAGCACTCCCTGGTCACCGGAATCATTGAGCCGGGCACGTCCTACGGGGCCGTCTTCGCCATGACGGGCCTGCTGGGCGGCGTCCCCTTCCTGTTCATCCTGTTCGGCAACCTGCTCAAGCGTCCGTTCCGCACGCCCGGCTCTCCGCCCATTTCAGCGGCGCAGGCGGCGCTGGCCCTCTTCTCCGTCCACATGGTCGCGGAGGGGTACGTCTTTGCCGCCGGCTCCGGACTGTCCGCCGTCTTCTGGGCCACCATCGGCGGGGCCTATGCCTGCCGCAACCTTCCCAATGGAGGAAAATAA